From the Quercus lobata isolate SW786 chromosome 6, ValleyOak3.0 Primary Assembly, whole genome shotgun sequence genome, one window contains:
- the LOC115993948 gene encoding early nodulin-75-like produces MTTSKYFLVLLLGVVLLSTASMADHHESPKYERKPPKGEKPPPKHKPPTPLDREEKPFPEHKPPSRGNEPPKGRGEKPPPHDHHPGHLLLESSSIDGKPPPKGAKPPPKHKPPTPVEDGERKPFPEHKPPKGKGEKPPPKHKPPTPLEDGERKPFPEHKPPKGKGEKPPHKPPTAN; encoded by the coding sequence ATGACTACCAGCAAATACTTTCTAGTGTTGCTCCTTGGAGTGGTGCTTCTAAGCACTGCCTCAATGGCTGATCACCATGAGTCTCCCAAATATGAGCGCAAACCTCCTAAGGGAGAAAAGCCACCCCCAAAACACAAGCCACCAACTCCACTCGATAGGGAAGAGAAGCCATTCCCAGAACACAAACCACCAAGCCGAGGTAATGAACCTCCAAAGGGTAGGGGAGAGAAGCCACCACCACATGATCATCACCCTGGACACCTTCTATTGGAGTCTTCTTCCATTGATGGCAAACCTCCTCCCAAGGGAGCAAAGCCACCACCAAAACATAAGCCACCAACCCCAGTTGAAGACGGAGAGAGAAAACCATTCCCAGAACACAAGCCACCAAAGGGTAAAGGAGAGAAGCCGCCACCAAAACACAAGCCACCAACCCCACTTGAAGATGGAGAGAGAAAACCATTCCCAGAACACAAGCCACCAAAGGGTAAAGGAGAGAAGCCACCACACAAACCACCAACTGCCAACTGA
- the LOC115950702 gene encoding early nodulin-75-like, which translates to MSSKYLLVLLLGVVLLSLTTSTLADIKKPPVKSPPPHKPPPLVETLDGKPPPKHKPPTPLDKEEKPFPGQKPPSPFEKPPKGKGEKPPPEHMPPKEHFPGHPPLEDAKDSYEPTAEKKPLPTPTK; encoded by the coding sequence ATGTCCTCCAAGTACTTGTTAGTGTTACTTCTTGGAGTGGTGCTTCTTAGTCTCACCACTTCCACTCTTGCTGATATAAAAAAACCTCCAGTTAAAAGCCCCCCACCTCACAAGCCACCTCCTCTTGTGGAGACCTTAGATGGCAAGCCACCCCCGAAACACAAGCCACCAACCCCACTCGATAAGGAAGAGAAGCCATTCCCTGGACAAAAGCCACCAAGCCCTTTCGAGAAACCTCCAAAAGGTAAGGGAGAGAAGCCACCACCAGAACACATGCCACCAAAAGAGCATTTCCCAGGACACCCTCCACTAGAGGATGCCAAAGACTCGTACGAGCCGACCGCTGAGAAGAAGCCACTTCCTACTCCAACAAAGTAG